GCCTTTCTAATGAAAAGTCCTGAGGGATAGCATACTCTTCATCTATAAGCTGTATAGAGGCGATTCGCTCACATTTAAACGTGCGGATTTGTTCGATTTCTTCACAGTAGGCTATAAGATACCACTCTTCTTTTTTCACAACTAGACCATAGGGCTGTAATTTCCTGCTCGAGATGACTCCGTTAATCTTGTGGTACTCAATCTGTAGTTTCTGAGATCTCCAAACAGCAGTTCGAATCGATTCCAGACATGGAATCTCTAAGCGTTCTGTCCACCAAGGTGTATCATCAAAATAAAAACGTCTTTGTGCCTTCTGGATATCATTTTGATAGGAAGCGGGTAATGATTTTTCTAATTTCAAGAGGGTTGTCTTTAGCTTTAATCCGGAATCTGTATGTCCGCCAGTATGAATCCCCATTCCTGTTAAAAATAGATTGATTACATCTTCCCCATGAAGCTGATTTAGGTTAACAGTATACCCCTCCATCAAGGAGATGCCACCATTCGGTCCCGGCGTGGATAACAGTGGTATTCCTGCTTCAGCTAATACATCAATGTCTCTATAGATAGAACGTACGGAGGTTTCCAAGGCTTCAGCTAAGTCATTGGCCTTCATCTTCCCTCTTGATTCCACTAATAATAAAATTGCAATCAAACGATGCAAGCGCATGGGGAGCCTCCAAATCTTTCTTTTTTTATAGTATACATCATAATTCTTGCCAAGCTGATGTCAACAATAGAAGGTTATGATTAGTTCATTACATTAAAGGAGCTGATACACATGAATATAGGCGTATTGGGAACTGGATTCGGAGCTTATCATGCGAAGTTATGGACGACAATGGAACGAGTAGACAAAGTAATTATCTTTGGTCGGAACGAAGCTAAGCTGCAGGAGCTAAAACAATCTTTAGGCGTTGAGATAACTACTAATATTGACGATATTATGCTTGATTCCACCATAAATGTGATTGATATCTGTTTGCCCTCTTTTTTACATAGGCAGTATGCAGTCGATGCGCTTAAGCATGGGAAACATGTATTATGTGAGACACCCGTTTGCTACAACTTAGAAGATGCTCTTGCGATGAAGGAAGCTGAACAACTGTATGATTCGCGAATTCTCGTCAACCAGTTTATTAAATTCGATCCTGCGTACAAATATCTTTGCGAAGCGAATCATAATGAGAAATACGGAAAACTCTTATCTCTTACCTTAAAAAGAGAGACACCTCCTTTGTGGGGTGACCTCGGTCTACACGCTATCGCTACAAATCTGATGATTCACGAATTGGATTTTGTGACCTGGATGCTGGGGTCTATGGAGCCGCACTCGGTTTGGGGATCCGATGGTGGTAAAAGTAATCAAGCCTTAGTCCGTGCAATTTTTCAGCAACCTCATGTATCCGCAGAGATCGTTGTTTCTTCACAAATGCCGGCTTCGTATCCTTTTACCGTAGGCTATGAGGCTTATTTTGAACAAGGCAAGCTTGTCTATCAAGAGAGTGACAACATGAATGGAGCTGTTGAAAGCTCATTAATTGAATATACCGCTGTAGGTAAACAAGATCTTTTGTTAGAACCAGCTAATCCCTATGAAAAAAGTTTGGAGTATGCACTCCAATGTCTAGTGGAGGGTAGTTCATCAATAATTGAGTTAGACCATGCGATACAAGCTATAGAACTAGGTATTTGCATTGAAAAAAAGCTTGTATAAATGGATCAAGGGATGTTATATCCTTTTTCATGGGTTTTGTTTGTGAGGTGAGGTGAATTGTTTATTGATGTGTAGTGTCTAGGGTGAGACAGTAGTGGATTTTGACTTTTCTATTGTGAATTATTCATATGATGAATTAGCGGAAAATAATAGCGATAAAATCAAAAATCAATACTTTTTATAAGCCCCCCTTCTCCTAACTAATGATAATTGGTATCTGAAATAATAATTAGTTAACATAATAATGATTATGTTAACTAATTTAGGAAATCGATTTTCCACACTCGTTCACCGCTTCTTTAGCGCAAGTGCAAACCGTTCTATCGTCTCTTTGGATAATCCATTTACACTCTTATTCTTCCCTTTTACCACTCGCAGAACCACTCGATCTAATGCAGTCATCTTCTCTTCGTAAATCTCATCACCGAACACTTCTTTTGTAATTGATTGGTTATACAGCTTCTCTGGAAATGAAGATTTCAATTCTTGTATGGCTTGCTCCCCCTTCGCTCCTGCACAAATAAACAATCCAACGCGCTTATTAGCTAGTTCATTTTGATATTTTGAAGTAAACTCCGTCATTTGTTTTTGTATTTTCCCAAAATAAATAGACCCACCTAAGATTACAGTATCGTACCGTTCTAATGTAGGCTCTTTAGCATGCATTAAATTAACTACTTCAGTCTCATCATCCAATTGATTTTTCAATAAATAGGCAGCTTTCTCCGTACATCCATATTTAGAAGTATAAATAATAATCGTCTTCATTCTGATTCTTCCCTCCACCCTCTGATCATCCTACTATGTTAAAGGCTCACGTATCTCCCTGGTTGCTATTGAAACCATAGAATCCAAATAACAAGATATCAGTGCTTCAACCTGATCTTCTGGCAAATCCTTTTCCACAATCAAACGCATAATTAATCCGAACGCAGCACTCCACATCACTTGAGCAGTGAGCTCTATCGAAGATTCCATATGTTGTTCTTTCGATTCGAACCTAGATAGACATTGACAGAGCATACCTATCGCTTTACGCTCCTGACCAGCTCCCTTGAATAGAACTGCTGTGTAACTAAGAACAGCCGGTGTATCATTTAGCATAACATTACGGTACTCAACACTTGTGGTAAGGGTCATCCTGATCCATTGCTCAAGCGATTGTCTCAAAAGCGTCTCTGGGGGCAGTTCATGCTCCACCTTCCGCTGTACGGACTGAAGCCCGGCAACCATATCTGTATATTTCTGTTGCAAATATCTCACCACAATTTCATCTTTACCCTGAAAGTAATGATAAATAATACCCGGAGAATACTCGATTTTCTCTGCAATTTTGCGAATAGAA
This genomic stretch from Paenibacillus sp. FSL H7-0737 harbors:
- a CDS encoding helix-turn-helix transcriptional regulator, which translates into the protein MRLHRLIAILLLVESRGKMKANDLAEALETSVRSIYRDIDVLAEAGIPLLSTPGPNGGISLMEGYTVNLNQLHGEDVINLFLTGMGIHTGGHTDSGLKLKTTLLKLEKSLPASYQNDIQKAQRRFYFDDTPWWTERLEIPCLESIRTAVWRSQKLQIEYHKINGVISSRKLQPYGLVVKKEEWYLIAYCEEIEQIRTFKCERIASIQLIDEEYAIPQDFSLERHWKQQERGFKQACKEEEIYPVLIRTDKRREASLHGVEIMNRVEEGDQITLTVNMYSYDSACTNIWGILGQGEIVEPLELRQYVKVQANLLQEVYN
- a CDS encoding Gfo/Idh/MocA family protein; this encodes MNIGVLGTGFGAYHAKLWTTMERVDKVIIFGRNEAKLQELKQSLGVEITTNIDDIMLDSTINVIDICLPSFLHRQYAVDALKHGKHVLCETPVCYNLEDALAMKEAEQLYDSRILVNQFIKFDPAYKYLCEANHNEKYGKLLSLTLKRETPPLWGDLGLHAIATNLMIHELDFVTWMLGSMEPHSVWGSDGGKSNQALVRAIFQQPHVSAEIVVSSQMPASYPFTVGYEAYFEQGKLVYQESDNMNGAVESSLIEYTAVGKQDLLLEPANPYEKSLEYALQCLVEGSSSIIELDHAIQAIELGICIEKKLV
- a CDS encoding flavodoxin domain-containing protein, translated to MKTIIIYTSKYGCTEKAAYLLKNQLDDETEVVNLMHAKEPTLERYDTVILGGSIYFGKIQKQMTEFTSKYQNELANKRVGLFICAGAKGEQAIQELKSSFPEKLYNQSITKEVFGDEIYEEKMTALDRVVLRVVKGKNKSVNGLSKETIERFALALKKR
- a CDS encoding TetR/AcrR family transcriptional regulator encodes the protein MMTKEQRQMREREEMKKRILEAAALLIAEEGIEKLSIRKIAEKIEYSPGIIYHYFQGKDEIVVRYLQQKYTDMVAGLQSVQRKVEHELPPETLLRQSLEQWIRMTLTTSVEYRNVMLNDTPAVLSYTAVLFKGAGQERKAIGMLCQCLSRFESKEQHMESSIELTAQVMWSAAFGLIMRLIVEKDLPEDQVEALISCYLDSMVSIATREIREPLT